Part of the Odocoileus virginianus isolate 20LAN1187 ecotype Illinois chromosome 9, Ovbor_1.2, whole genome shotgun sequence genome, tagctcagcaggcaagaatccacctgccaaaggaggagacgtgggcttgatccctgggtcaggaagattccctggagacggaaatgacaacccgctccagcattcttgcctgggacatcccatggacaggggagcctagcggCTTGCGGTCCATGCGggcacgaagagtcagacacaacttagcaactaagacagcaacagcaacaatctCCTTTCCATCAAGGAGCCTCTGCAGAGAGCCACAGCAACAGCAGATGTGCTATGTCAGGGCCAGGTAACTGGGAGTGGCAGAGAGCAGATGCTGGACATGAGAACTCCTGGTCCAGTATTTGAAGGCTCCTACATGAAGGGATCGATTACGCCAATGCTTCGATGCCCAGATGTAAACCTGTCCTTACTGTACTCTGAAGGACTGCATTCCCAAAGGGTTAAACCAGTACCCAGCATTTACACTGCTGAAAGCAGACACGCTGCGAAGATTATTTTCTAGATTTAAGGCTACTGCCAGACGTTAAAAAGTCTTTGCTCACAATGGGttttaaacatacaaaaagaAGCTCAACCTCACTCTTAATGCAAATTAAACTATAATAAGGTGCAATTTTTCTCCTACTGGATTAGCAAAGATCAAAAAGCTAAGGTAATATATAGGGTGGGTGAGGGGGTGGCAAAATTGGCAGTTTTCTTATACTGCTGATGGGAATTTAAATTGGTGTAACCTCTTTACAGAGCAATTTGAAACTGTATCTCTCtatcaaagacttaaatgtaacaCTCTCTAAGCCAGCAATTGCCTTAGGACTTTACACTATAGATACACTTAGACATGTCCAAAATGATCTACAAAGATACTCACTGAAGCATTTTTTGAGGGGAGAAAAAGATCAGAACAAACAAAATGCCCACCAAGAAAGAACTGCTTAAATCATGGTGCAGCCGCACAACAGAACACTCTGCGGCCATCAAAACAATATAGCAGCCCCATGTGTGGATGTGGCATGTTCTTCGGGGGCCAAGGTGTGTGGTACGgatgctttctcatttttcagagactcaattttttgttgttggtgcTGTTACAAATGATCAGCCAACCAGTAGCTGGTGCTAAGCAGTAATTTAACTGACAGTTCTTGCCTTCACTATGGAACCTTAGGGCTTTTTAGTCAATGAGTGTGAAACGCTGTGCTTATAGTAACTCGGCTTCCTGAAAGGCATACTGGGTTCTTTTAAAACCTTTCAGAAGTTCCCTGAGACCACACTTCCACTCCCATCTTAAGAGAATGTGACCACTGTTAGACAATTTGATGACAAGAAGAAAGGCCAGCAGACAGTGCTACTTTGCTTCATGCGGGGCTGACCCGTTCCCCACAGTACTGCTTATCATTCAAAATGCAAGTGTTGTCTGGGTTATTTTGAAACTTCTGGAATAgctatccccatttcacagcttTTCTTAGGATGTTCTCAAGTCAAGCTTTTGCCATCCTCATTTTCCTTTCTACAATTTAAGGAAAGGGTGCTATACAGGATCCCTCCTTCAGAAATGATCAAAGACACTGGCAATCCAAGGCAATTCCATTTTCAAGGCCCAAAATGAGATATCTCctaagagtatatatatatatatatatcagttcggttcagttcagtcactcagtcgtgtctgactctttgcgaccccatgaatcgcagcacgccaggcatccctgtccatcctagatagcatgttaaaaagcagagacattactttgccaacaaaggtccgtctggtcaaggctatggtttttccagtggtcatgtatggatgtgagagctggactgtgaagaaagctgagcgctgaaaaattgatgcttttgaactgtggtgttggagaagactcttgagagtcccttggactgcaaggagatccaaccagtccatcctaaaggagatcagtcctgggtgttcattggaaggactgatgctgaagctgaaactccagtactttggccacctcatgcgaacagttgactcactggaaaagaccctgatgcatatatataaaattccatagacagaggagcctggcaggttatagtccatgaggttgcaaagattcagacatgactgagagactaacacactttGGCTTTTCTcaatggctcagcagataaagaatcgatcagcaatgcaggaggcacaggaagaagaaggttctatccctgggtccaaaagatcccctagaggaggaaatggtgacccattccagtattcttgcctgaataaccccatggacagaggagcatggcaggctacagtccaaagggtcacaaagagtctgacacaattgagCAGGCACAACTATCATGAGTGTGTGTATGCTGCACagcatgcgagatcttagttcttcaaccagagatcaaacctgtgaccccaGCATTGGATGCATGGAGTCTAAGCTGCTAGACTGTCAGGGACGTCCCCGAGGATATTTTTAATAGgccttttcttaatatattatttatttatttattttttaaatatatattttaaaactcaaattaaGACATAGTAGAGTTCGCCAAAGGGCAGGAGTCTGGGCCCTGGAATATTTGGGCCATGGAAGCCGATCATAATCTAAAATCTATAAATAGTCAGCCATTGTTAGCTGCACTTCCACGAGGGCAGGGACCAGGTTCTCCTTGGTCATCGCTGCTTTCCCAGTGACTAGCCCAGGATGCAGGTTTCTTCATGGTTGCAAAATACAACCCCTACTCCTTCCTTTGGTCTACAAGGCCTGTGGGATTCACATTTACCCACCCTTTCAATTTCACCTGGTGTCACTCTCTCCACAGTGACCTCTCTCCCATTCTCCAAAGACCCCAAGCCCTTTCTTCCCTCCAggcctttgcacctgctattCGCTTGGCCTGAATATTCTTAAAAACCCCGAAAAGGACATGATAGCTCCAAGATGAGCCCTTCTCAAACTCTGGGTCATGGCTATAATGTCCCTTCTTCTGAGAAGCCCCCCCTGACCACTCTGCTACCGttcctgttaccctctcacaGTAGCAAGAAAGCTCCTTGAGTTTATCCGTCGTGTTCACTGCTGTACCCTGATtatttagcacagtgtctgacatCTAACAGCCACCCTTTATTTAATGAAAGAATTAAAGAACATTTACATCGCATGTTCATGAATGAACATCGGAAGCGGTATCAGCTACAGGGCAGAGGACCGCCCCTGTTCAGTCATCTTCCTTGAGAAACTTTTCTTATGTGGTCTTGGCTCTGTCAGCTGACAAAATGAGGTCAGTGACCTTCCCACCTACTTTGGCGGCTACTAGCAGTACTGAAATAAACACTGGATGTATGTTCTTTGGATAAAAGGAGCTCATGAATATAGCTTGtttttgaggtgtttttttttttttcatgcaaagatggactatCCAGTGGAGGGATTCTTTTTCTTAGAGTCCAAAAACTCTGCCATTTTAATGGTGGTTAATACCTCCAACAGATACCCAACAAGTTCAAAGGGATGGAGAGAAATTCAAACCAACTCATACAATTAAAAGGTTAAAGGAAAGTTTCTAGGCCTGCTCTGACGTGGCAGTCGCTAGCTATGTGtggctatttaaataaaataattctgcaCTTGCAGCATGTAGTTACTGTACTGGACAGAACAGGCATAGAACATTCCCACCATCACAGAAAGCTCTATTGGACAGTACTGTTCTGGATTATCTGTGGACTGAATAATTCATGCTGGTTCTGTTCTACATTAGCAAAGATACTGCTAACTCTAAATACTGTCAGAAGCAGTCTGGTATATTGAAGAGAACAAAATCATCAAAAATCCTGACTTTCCTCCTTATTAATTGTGTGACCTCAGCTAAGTAGGAGTTCACTAACTTTAGttctccttctctgtaaaataaaaataacatttacatttAGTGTGCAGGGTTCATATCCCTGGGATAGAGCAGGAGCATTGAGCCTGTTGGGATAGAAGAGACTATTACAAGCATAAGAACATAAGCAGTGGAACCCTAGCATAACACATGGGATCAGATAACCAACtatacaaataatgaaataatgtcctCCATAGCATAaccacaaataaacaaacaaaaaaaacacaagatgCAGCAAACAAGGATACTAGTCCTTCCCTCCCATCAGCATTAAAAAGGGCTCTCAATTTACCTAATGCTGCCATCAGGGCATGCAGGACACTGACAAAAGTCGCAGCTCTCTTATCATAAATTTGGTCCAGGGTGGCCAAGACATCTTGAACCACGTCTGCCACCAAAGGAAGCAGGCTCGCATCCGAGTTCTGCAGCATGACTTCCAGGACCTTCGGGGTGTGGGGATGCAGTGAGAGATGACGCAGGTTTAAAGAGATCCCGTTTACCAAATAGTCAGAATTCTCATTGATCAGGTGCTGCAGCGAGTCGTAGCCACAAGCCTGGCAGATGTCCGTCATGGTGCCGATGGCCGCCTGACTGATGAGCAGGGTTTGGTCCCCAGCCTTCTCCAGTACTGGATAGAGGGCTGACATCAAGAGCAAACGGAAGTCCTTCCCTAGTGCGTGTGCGAAGTGGCCGATCCCTTCCAACTGGATGCATATCTGCCAGATGTTGCTGTTCATGGAGCAGACGGTGGGACTCGGCTTTGAGAACGCGGGAGAAGAGGTAGGCTGGCAGGTGTGTACGCCAGAAGTGAGGGCCTGCAGGCCCGCCCACTTCATTGTCAGCTCCTCTCCCACGTCTTCAGTTTCCACGCAAGTGACCAAATACCAGTTTTCTTGGCTCGTGTATACTTCAAGTATGGAGGTCACAATCTCCCTCAGCTCCTCCGGGTCGGCTGGAGTGTGTTTTTCATGGAGAttctccacccccagcccagcagctCCCACGACCAGTTCATTCAGGATCATGGCGGCCTGCTTCCGGTACACCACGGACTCGTGGTACAGTTCCATAAAGTGATCCACGAGCAAGTAGAGGTCCCCATAGAAGCCAAGCAGCTGACAGACCTGCCTCAAGAGCAGAAAAACCCTCTCGTCGGTGAAGAAGCGGAAATATCTCCTCTGCATTTGAGCCCAGGGCCGCGCGGCTGGAGTCTCCGGAGAAGTGCTCAGATGTTCGGAGTTCCAGCGCCGCTCTTCAACAATTTTGACGTCGGCCACGTCTAACTCCAGAACTTGGATAAGCGCTTTGGAAAGGCGCTGGAGGTGGGCCACAGAGTTGAGGACGAAGTCCACTTTGGGGCCCAAGAGTTTCAGGTACCCGAGTAACAGGGAGAGAGTAGAGAACCGGCCCTGGTCGTCTTGGGAGCTCATCAGGCGGGGAAGGGACGTGGCCAGGGAGTGCAGGTTTTCTGACAGGACGTCAGCGAAGGCTCTGCTGCCCACCACCACCTTCTCATCTGCGAAACGCCTCAGGGCTTTATCGCACTGGGCTTGGACGTCAGGACTCTCATCGTTTACCAGACTCACCAGGGCCTTCAGAAGGGGACCAGCCGACTCGATCAGCGACCGACTGCACTTCAAGAGGAGGGCCTCGACAAAGTCTATCAGCTCCAGCCTGACCTTCCAGTGTGGGTGGACTGAAATGCACTCCGTTATCTTTTTAATAAGGATGGTCAACTTGTCACCAGTATTTTTTACCCAGTTTGCTTCCCTGTGAACCATCAGCTCTGCTACTCTGCGCTCCACGGCAGGCCTCGCCGGGACCTCTGAGACCCTTCCGAGCTGGTCATCGGCCATGATGAAACTCACCGTCTCGTAAAAGACCTTGAGGGAAGACAGGACGATTCTGTGCCCCTGTTTGAAGTCTGCTGTGATGACTCTGGTCAGGGTCGTGGAGAGTCCAGGTAAAAAGGAAGCAAACAGATCCCCCAGCTGCTTCTGCTGAAGCTCATCCAAGGCGCGGGGATGGTCCTGACAGTCACACTGAAAGAGCAGAACCTGCAAACATGTTAAGGCAGCCATTTTAATTTCCTTGGATTTCTCCTGTTCTGCGAGGCCCAACAGCAAAGATACAGCAAATCCTAAGCGAGGCAGAATGGAGGGCTCGTAAAAAGTCAGAAGGATGTCCCCATAAGCCGAGTGCATCAACGTGCTGAGGCCCCGGATCACAGCCAGTTTCAGCTCCTCGGACACAGCCGCAGGTTTCCGGGAGCCGGGCGAATACAGGCAGGCAGAGAGCTCCGAGAAGAGTTCCTGGAGGAGGTCTTGTTCCCTGATGCATGTTGAAGAGAGGACGAAGGTGATGCACTCCACCACGCTCTGGATCAAGCGCTCTCTTTTGGGGCCTGGGGTCTTCAAGGTGAATCGCAAAGGGAAGAGGATGTACTGCTGAAGTTCCTGAAGGGCAGAGTCACTCACGGCTTGTAACCGGGCCTGCAGACGCTCCACGTTCTCCACCGTCTGCGTCTTGGTGAGCTGAACGCAGACCGGACGCAAGACGCCGAAGGCCTCCTCTGGGGTATCAAACACCGCCATTGTGAAACAGCCTTCCTCTCACTGAGGAAACATCCTGCAGGCTGGAGGGAAGGAGACTTTTCAGTACAGAAGGCCAAGCTCAGAGCAAATACAAAGTGAACTCGCACTCATCAACAGACATTCAGCGGGGGCCTACGTGTCAGTCCCTGCACCAGGTGCTGGGGGAGCAATGGAACGGAAAAGAGCCGGTTCCTGGTCTTCGGGAGCTCCCAGTTCAGTGAGGGAAGCAGATATACAGTGATAACATGGTCTATGAAGAGCTAGGAGACCTGTGCTTACCGTCCTACATGAGCCTGAAGACCTACATGTCTTAACACTCAGACAGCCAGCCTGAGTTTCACAGGAGGAAAACGCTTGATGCAAGACTCAAGGGAGGAGTGAACAGAAACCTCAGTGAATTTCAATATAAGCAGAGGCCCATGAAACACTACCCAAAATAAGATACAGAATTATTTCCAGCACACTGAAAGGCTCCCTCACTCCCTTTTGCAATCAATTCCCACTTCCCCTACCCATTGGTTACTTACCCAGAGGTAACCATTACTCTGACTTTTACCAGCATGGACTAGTTACGCCTGTTCTTATCACGGACAGGTTCTAAGCAGAGGGTGATTGGATCAACTTtattcactgaaaaagactccCTGGCAGCCAGTAATACAGGAGAAGACTCAGAACTGGGTGagactgaaagcaaaacaaaatgaaaggaagcGGCCAGAGAAATGGGAAAACCAGGAGCACACATGATCACGGAGACCATGGGAGAAGAGGTTGGGGCAGGATGGAGAGGTGGacggcaggcaggcaggaaaggAGACAGGTTTACAGGTAATCGAAGGAGCTGAGCAACTTTACACAAGAGAAGCTCTTTTTCTCTATGAGGGGAAATGCAAAGTCATGGGCTGACAGTGAACAAGAAGGAGGGGAAACAGAGGGCTTGAGGAGAGAAATAAAAGTCTCCAATATTCCCTTTGGGGAAAGCAAAGCATGCTGGGAAGACATAAAAGTGTGGTCCCAGGGTACTGAGGACTGAGCTGAAGCTGGAGACCATAAATACGTGTGGCTGTAAAAGGCAGGCATGGAGGCTTAGAGATCACCGAGCCTGGTGGTGTCTCTTTCTATTTGCTGGGGGCTTCTGAACAGATGATGACAAGAAAGTGTCTgctggcacttccctggtggtccagtggctaagactccacactcctaatgcaggggacctgggatcaatccccggtcaggggattagattccacatgctgcaaataaagatcctgcatgccataactaagacccaaggcagccaaacaagtaatttttttttttttttaataaaagtgtcTGTTGCTTCTCCCTGTCCCAATACAGCTGCCAGGCAAGTGGTGCCTGGTGGATGTGGGCAAAACCTGCTCAGCCCAGAGAGACAGCTGGTCCTGGATTTCTCCCCTGGGGTCAGCAGGGAGCTCTGTGGCAACGATTAGGCTCTCATAAGTTTGGTCCCCAGAGTTCCAAGAGAGGAAGGGCACTGCTGGTCTGTGAGGTTCCTGGTCTCTGTGACCTCCAAGAAGCCAGGGAAAGGCAGAAGCTCAAATCCTCCCTAATCCAGGCTAGCAAAATGCCAGGTGTGGGTGCCAGAAGCTAAGGAAGCTAAGCCGAGGACTACCAACACTCCATCAGCACCAGCTCACACACCGATGATCCGGAGGTACTAGAACTGtaacaacacaaaagaagtaACCACTTAACGGGACACAGAGGTCAGGAGTAGGAAAGGCAGGCAGAGCACCCCTGAGGTGGTGAACCTTAGAGAAACAGAACTAAAGGAGACAgaaggtttccccagtggctcagcagtaagcaATCCGCTTGCtaatgcagaaaacacaggttcaacctctgggttgggaagacccattgaagaagaaaaatggcaacccactccagtatttttggctaggaaatcccatgaacagaggagcctggtgggctacagtccacggagttgcaaagagtcagacagggcttagCGTGACCCAAACAACAAAAGGAGAtagataaaaatctgaaaaaacaaTAATAAGGAAATTCAATTACAAGACAAAAAGatatttcttagaattttaaaaacatgtctttCCATACCAAGAAAGCtcaacttattaaaaaaattttttaaaagacagttaaTCACTACAATCCTATTAGTGGCTGGGAAGATCAAGTAGAGCTATCTTAAAACTGAGCAGAAAtacaaagagatagaaaatgtGAGGCTTGGAGGACAGATCTGGGAGAACCCACAGATAAATAGCTGGGAAttctagaaggagaaaaaagaacagatggaggagctaaaacaaataaacaactgaAACACTTCCCTGAGCTGCAAAAGGATTTACCTGGAGATTGAAAAGACTGAAGGATACATATCTAGTCACATTCTGGTAAAATTCCTGTACACTAAAAGATAAaagtgtgggggggggggaatcacATATGCCTTCaggaagaaacaacaaataacttgTAAAAAGACAGGCTTTGGACTTTTCATTTGCAATAGAAGACACTGGAATAGCATCTACTGACTAGAAATAAAGGATTGTGGCCCCCCAAACCCTACTTATAGTAAAGAGATGCAGCCATCAGGGTCAAAGAGCCACAGACAAGGATTCAGAGAGGGTAGCACTGCATGTCCTACCAAAGGACTCCATTCAAATA contains:
- the TTI1 gene encoding TELO2-interacting protein 1 homolog isoform X1 — protein: MAVFDTPEEAFGVLRPVCVQLTKTQTVENVERLQARLQAVSDSALQELQQYILFPLRFTLKTPGPKRERLIQSVVECITFVLSSTCIREQDLLQELFSELSACLYSPGSRKPAAVSEELKLAVIRGLSTLMHSAYGDILLTFYEPSILPRLGFAVSLLLGLAEQEKSKEIKMAALTCLQVLLFQCDCQDHPRALDELQQKQLGDLFASFLPGLSTTLTRVITADFKQGHRIVLSSLKVFYETVSFIMADDQLGRVSEVPARPAVERRVAELMVHREANWVKNTGDKLTILIKKITECISVHPHWKVRLELIDFVEALLLKCSRSLIESAGPLLKALVSLVNDESPDVQAQCDKALRRFADEKVVVGSRAFADVLSENLHSLATSLPRLMSSQDDQGRFSTLSLLLGYLKLLGPKVDFVLNSVAHLQRLSKALIQVLELDVADVKIVEERRWNSEHLSTSPETPAARPWAQMQRRYFRFFTDERVFLLLRQVCQLLGFYGDLYLLVDHFMELYHESVVYRKQAAMILNELVVGAAGLGVENLHEKHTPADPEELREIVTSILEVYTSQENWYLVTCVETEDVGEELTMKWAGLQALTSGVHTCQPTSSPAFSKPSPTVCSMNSNIWQICIQLEGIGHFAHALGKDFRLLLMSALYPVLEKAGDQTLLISQAAIGTMTDICQACGYDSLQHLINENSDYLVNGISLNLRHLSLHPHTPKVLEVMLQNSDASLLPLVADVVQDVLATLDQIYDKRAATFVSVLHALMAALAQWFPDAGHLGQLQEQSIGEEGSPWSQRPSSLEKGLENPTTAEDIEQFVLNYLKEKDVAAGNVSDLDNEDEEQTDLPEVEKDDTGPHVEPPLPVQIQIATDVMERCIHLMSDKSLKIRLKVLDVLDLCVVVLQSHKNQLLPLAHRAWPSLVHRLTNDDPLVVLRAFKVLRTLGGKCGDFLRSRFCKDVLPKLAGSLVSQAPVSARAGPVYSHMLAFKLQLAVLQGLGPLCERLDLGEGDLNTVADACLIYLSAKQPVKLQEAARSVFLHLMKVDPDSTWFLLNELYCPEEFTPPHPSLHPVQLRGATRQQSPYSANVLRLLPELQ
- the TTI1 gene encoding TELO2-interacting protein 1 homolog isoform X2, with product MAVFDTPEEAFGVLRPVCVQLTKTQTVENVERLQARLQAVSDSALQELQQYILFPLRFTLKTPGPKRERLIQSVVECITFVLSSTCIREQDLLQELFSELSACLYSPGSRKPAAVSEELKLAVIRGLSTLMHSAYGDILLTFYEPSILPRLGFAVSLLLGLAEQEKSKEIKMAALTCLQVLLFQCDCQDHPRALDELQQKQLGDLFASFLPGLSTTLTRVITADFKQGHRIVLSSLKVFYETVSFIMADDQLGRVSEVPARPAVERRVAELMVHREANWVKNTGDKLTILIKKITECISVHPHWKVRLELIDFVEALLLKCSRSLIESAGPLLKALVSLVNDESPDVQAQCDKALRRFADEKVVVGSRAFADVLSENLHSLATSLPRLMSSQDDQGRFSTLSLLLGYLKLLGPKVDFVLNSVAHLQRLSKALIQVLELDVADVKIVEERRWNSEHLSTSPETPAARPWAQMQRRYFRFFTDERVFLLLRQVCQLLGFYGDLYLLVDHFMELYHESVVYRKQAAMILNELVVGAAGLGVENLHEKHTPADPEELREIVTSILEVYTSQENWYLVTCVETEDVGEELTMKWAGLQALTSGVHTCQPTSSPAFSKPSPTVCSMNSNIWQICIQLEGIGHFAHALGKDFRLLLMSALYPVLEKAGDQTLLISQAAIGTMTDICQACGYDSLQHLINENSDYLVNGISLNLRHLSLHPHTPKVLEVMLQNSDASLLPLVADVVQDVLATLDQIYDKRAATFVSVLHALMAALAQWFPDAGHLGQLQEQSIGEEGSPWSQRPSSLEKGLENPTTAEDIEQFVLNYLKEKDVAAGNVSDLDNEDEEQTDLPEVEKDDTGPHVEPPLPVQIQIATDVMERCIHLMSDKSLKIRLKADSLPAEPQGKPSSHVTTVAMESVSTGIRSTYPSSNPDSVPHVTWSRSVYLFEHLLVHL